In Camelus ferus isolate YT-003-E chromosome 5, BCGSAC_Cfer_1.0, whole genome shotgun sequence, one genomic interval encodes:
- the DAW1 gene encoding dynein assembly factor with WDR repeat domains 1 isoform X1, which produces MRAGAVRCLAVSMATKSVAWWSPSEKMKLKSLLLRYYPPGIMLEYENSGELKTKSIDLLDLDPSTDVNALVEEIQKAEPLITASRSDQVKLLIQRLQNKLKQHSNHKFYLFKVLRAHILPLTNVALNKSGSCFITGSYDRTCKLWDTASGEELHTLEGHRNVVYAIAFNNPYGDKIATGSFDKTCKLWSVETGKCYHTFKGHTAEIVCLSFNPQSTLVATGSMDTTAKLWDIQNGEELFTLTGHSAEIISLSFNTSGNRIITGSFDHTVIVWEADSGRKVCTLIGHCAEISSALFNWDCSLILTGSMDKTCMLWDATNGRCVATLTGHDDEILDSCFDYTGKLIATASADGTARVFSVATRKCITKLEGHEGEISKISFNPQGSRLLTGSSDKTARIWDAQTGQCLQVLEGHTDEIFSCAFNYKGDIIITGSKDNTCRIWR; this is translated from the exons gaATTATGTTGGAATATGAAAACAGTGGAGAATTAAAGACCAAATCCATAGATCTGCTTGATCTTGATCCCAG TACAGATGTCAACGCCTTAGTAGAAGAGATACAGAAAGCAGAACCTCTAATCACAGCTTCACGATCAGACCAAGTCAAACTTTTAATACAGAGATTACAGAATAAACTCAAACAGCACAGCAACCACAAATTCTACCTATTTAAG GTTCTCAGAGCCCATATACTGCCATTGACAAATGTTGCACTTAATAAATCAGGCTCATG CTTTATCACAGGGAGCTATGATCGGACATGCAAACTCTGGGACACGGCATCTGGAGAGGAGCTTCACACCCTGGAGGGTCACAGGAATGTGGTTTATGCCATAGCATTCAACAATCCTTACGG tgACAAAATTGCCACTGGGTCCTTCGATAAGACTTGTAAACTATGGAGTGTAGAAACGGGAAAATGCTATCACACCTTTAAGGGTCATACAGCAGAAATA GTGTgtttatcatttaatcctcaaagtaCATTGGTGGCTACTGGAAGTATGGACACAACAGCCAAACTGTGGGACATTCAGAATGGAGAGGAACTGTTCACTTTGACA GGACATTCAGCTGAAATCATCTCCTTGTCCTTTAACACCTCGGGAAACAGGATCATCACGGGGTCTTTTGATCACACAGTGATAGTGTGGGAGGCTGATAGTGGAAG GAAGGTGTGCACCTTAATCGGGCATTGTGCTGAGATCAGTAGCGCCTTATTCAACTGGGATTGCTCTCTGATATTAACTGGCTCTATGGACAAAACCTGCATG ctGTGGGATGCTACAAATGGAAGGTGTGTGGCAACATTAACAGGCCATGATGATGAAATACTAGACAGCTGTTTTGACTACACTGGAAAGCTTATTGCAACTGCTTCAGCCGATG GAACAGCAAGAGTTTTCAGTGTAGCCACAAGAAAATGCATTACCAAATTGGAAGGCCATGAAGGCGAAATTTCAAAG aTCTCTTTTAACCCCCAAGGGAGCCGTCTTCTCACTGGCAGCTCTGACAAAACGGCCAGAATCTGGGATGCTCAGACTGGGCAGTGCCTCCAGGTTCTCGAGGGGCACACTGATGAGATTTTCTCATGCGCTTTCAACTATAAAGGCGACATAATCATTACAG GCAGCAAGGATAATACCTGCAGGATATGGCGCTGA
- the DAW1 gene encoding dynein assembly factor with WDR repeat domains 1 isoform X2 gives MKQSRIMLEYENSGELKTKSIDLLDLDPSTDVNALVEEIQKAEPLITASRSDQVKLLIQRLQNKLKQHSNHKFYLFKVLRAHILPLTNVALNKSGSCFITGSYDRTCKLWDTASGEELHTLEGHRNVVYAIAFNNPYGDKIATGSFDKTCKLWSVETGKCYHTFKGHTAEIVCLSFNPQSTLVATGSMDTTAKLWDIQNGEELFTLTGHSAEIISLSFNTSGNRIITGSFDHTVIVWEADSGRKVCTLIGHCAEISSALFNWDCSLILTGSMDKTCMLWDATNGRCVATLTGHDDEILDSCFDYTGKLIATASADGTARVFSVATRKCITKLEGHEGEISKISFNPQGSRLLTGSSDKTARIWDAQTGQCLQVLEGHTDEIFSCAFNYKGDIIITGSKDNTCRIWR, from the exons gaATTATGTTGGAATATGAAAACAGTGGAGAATTAAAGACCAAATCCATAGATCTGCTTGATCTTGATCCCAG TACAGATGTCAACGCCTTAGTAGAAGAGATACAGAAAGCAGAACCTCTAATCACAGCTTCACGATCAGACCAAGTCAAACTTTTAATACAGAGATTACAGAATAAACTCAAACAGCACAGCAACCACAAATTCTACCTATTTAAG GTTCTCAGAGCCCATATACTGCCATTGACAAATGTTGCACTTAATAAATCAGGCTCATG CTTTATCACAGGGAGCTATGATCGGACATGCAAACTCTGGGACACGGCATCTGGAGAGGAGCTTCACACCCTGGAGGGTCACAGGAATGTGGTTTATGCCATAGCATTCAACAATCCTTACGG tgACAAAATTGCCACTGGGTCCTTCGATAAGACTTGTAAACTATGGAGTGTAGAAACGGGAAAATGCTATCACACCTTTAAGGGTCATACAGCAGAAATA GTGTgtttatcatttaatcctcaaagtaCATTGGTGGCTACTGGAAGTATGGACACAACAGCCAAACTGTGGGACATTCAGAATGGAGAGGAACTGTTCACTTTGACA GGACATTCAGCTGAAATCATCTCCTTGTCCTTTAACACCTCGGGAAACAGGATCATCACGGGGTCTTTTGATCACACAGTGATAGTGTGGGAGGCTGATAGTGGAAG GAAGGTGTGCACCTTAATCGGGCATTGTGCTGAGATCAGTAGCGCCTTATTCAACTGGGATTGCTCTCTGATATTAACTGGCTCTATGGACAAAACCTGCATG ctGTGGGATGCTACAAATGGAAGGTGTGTGGCAACATTAACAGGCCATGATGATGAAATACTAGACAGCTGTTTTGACTACACTGGAAAGCTTATTGCAACTGCTTCAGCCGATG GAACAGCAAGAGTTTTCAGTGTAGCCACAAGAAAATGCATTACCAAATTGGAAGGCCATGAAGGCGAAATTTCAAAG aTCTCTTTTAACCCCCAAGGGAGCCGTCTTCTCACTGGCAGCTCTGACAAAACGGCCAGAATCTGGGATGCTCAGACTGGGCAGTGCCTCCAGGTTCTCGAGGGGCACACTGATGAGATTTTCTCATGCGCTTTCAACTATAAAGGCGACATAATCATTACAG GCAGCAAGGATAATACCTGCAGGATATGGCGCTGA
- the DAW1 gene encoding dynein assembly factor with WDR repeat domains 1 isoform X3, with protein sequence MLEYENSGELKTKSIDLLDLDPSTDVNALVEEIQKAEPLITASRSDQVKLLIQRLQNKLKQHSNHKFYLFKVLRAHILPLTNVALNKSGSCFITGSYDRTCKLWDTASGEELHTLEGHRNVVYAIAFNNPYGDKIATGSFDKTCKLWSVETGKCYHTFKGHTAEIVCLSFNPQSTLVATGSMDTTAKLWDIQNGEELFTLTGHSAEIISLSFNTSGNRIITGSFDHTVIVWEADSGRKVCTLIGHCAEISSALFNWDCSLILTGSMDKTCMLWDATNGRCVATLTGHDDEILDSCFDYTGKLIATASADGTARVFSVATRKCITKLEGHEGEISKISFNPQGSRLLTGSSDKTARIWDAQTGQCLQVLEGHTDEIFSCAFNYKGDIIITGSKDNTCRIWR encoded by the exons ATGTTGGAATATGAAAACAGTGGAGAATTAAAGACCAAATCCATAGATCTGCTTGATCTTGATCCCAG TACAGATGTCAACGCCTTAGTAGAAGAGATACAGAAAGCAGAACCTCTAATCACAGCTTCACGATCAGACCAAGTCAAACTTTTAATACAGAGATTACAGAATAAACTCAAACAGCACAGCAACCACAAATTCTACCTATTTAAG GTTCTCAGAGCCCATATACTGCCATTGACAAATGTTGCACTTAATAAATCAGGCTCATG CTTTATCACAGGGAGCTATGATCGGACATGCAAACTCTGGGACACGGCATCTGGAGAGGAGCTTCACACCCTGGAGGGTCACAGGAATGTGGTTTATGCCATAGCATTCAACAATCCTTACGG tgACAAAATTGCCACTGGGTCCTTCGATAAGACTTGTAAACTATGGAGTGTAGAAACGGGAAAATGCTATCACACCTTTAAGGGTCATACAGCAGAAATA GTGTgtttatcatttaatcctcaaagtaCATTGGTGGCTACTGGAAGTATGGACACAACAGCCAAACTGTGGGACATTCAGAATGGAGAGGAACTGTTCACTTTGACA GGACATTCAGCTGAAATCATCTCCTTGTCCTTTAACACCTCGGGAAACAGGATCATCACGGGGTCTTTTGATCACACAGTGATAGTGTGGGAGGCTGATAGTGGAAG GAAGGTGTGCACCTTAATCGGGCATTGTGCTGAGATCAGTAGCGCCTTATTCAACTGGGATTGCTCTCTGATATTAACTGGCTCTATGGACAAAACCTGCATG ctGTGGGATGCTACAAATGGAAGGTGTGTGGCAACATTAACAGGCCATGATGATGAAATACTAGACAGCTGTTTTGACTACACTGGAAAGCTTATTGCAACTGCTTCAGCCGATG GAACAGCAAGAGTTTTCAGTGTAGCCACAAGAAAATGCATTACCAAATTGGAAGGCCATGAAGGCGAAATTTCAAAG aTCTCTTTTAACCCCCAAGGGAGCCGTCTTCTCACTGGCAGCTCTGACAAAACGGCCAGAATCTGGGATGCTCAGACTGGGCAGTGCCTCCAGGTTCTCGAGGGGCACACTGATGAGATTTTCTCATGCGCTTTCAACTATAAAGGCGACATAATCATTACAG GCAGCAAGGATAATACCTGCAGGATATGGCGCTGA